Below is a window of Candidatus Methylomirabilota bacterium DNA.
GCCGCGGTGGCTGCCCAGCTGACGCTCGGCCCCGACGGAGCCTGTCAGCGCGCCGGCATCGGCCTGACCAACGTCGGCGCCACCCCGATCGAGGCGGGCCGAGCGGAACGCTTCCTGGCCGGCAAACGGCCGGACGACGCGGTGATCAGGCAAGCGGCCGAGCTGGCGGCCGAAGAGTCCCAGCCCACGTCGGATCTCCGGGGCCCGGCCGAGTACAAGCGGGACCTCGTCCGCGTGCTGGCGGCCCGCGCGATCCGGCGCGCCCTGGAACGGGCCGGTGGAGGGAGGTGAAGGCCATGCGCGTCGAAGTCACGATCAACCGGGAGAGGTACGCGAGCGACGTGGAGCCGCGACTCCTGCTCGTCCACCTGATCCGTGACGTCCTCCGGCTGACCGGCACCCACATCGGCTGCGATACGACGCACTGTGGAGCCTGCACGGTGCTCCTCGACGGACGGCCCGTCAAGTCGTGCACGGTCTTCGCCGTCCAGGCGCACGGGCGGGAGCTCATGACGGTGGAGGGCCTGGAGCAAGACGGCAATCTCCATCCGGTCCAGGAAGGCTTCATGCAGGAGCACGGGCTCCAGTGCGGATACTGCACGCCCGGCATGCTCATGACGAGCTACGCCTTCCTGCGAAAGGCCAAGGATCCCACCGAGGACGAGATCCGCCTCGCCATCTCCGGCAACCTCTGCCGGTGCACCGGCTACGTGAATATCGTCAAGGCGATCCAGCACGCAGCCGCGAGGCTGCGGCAGGGAGGGACATGATGCCCCCCAGGACGACGCCCGAGATCGGCGGGATGGGGCACTCGCTGAAGCGGAAGGAGGATCCCCGCTTCATCCGGGGCAAGGGCACGTACGTGGACGACGTCCAGCTCCCGGGCATGCTCTATCTCGACATCGTCCGGAGCCCCTTCGCTCACGCCCGGATCAAGAAGATCGATGCCTCCCGGGCCCTGGCCGTTCCCGGGGTGCTGGCCGTCATCACCGGGCAGGACCTGGCCAAGTACAACCTCCACTGGATGCCGACATTGATGTCCGACACGCAGATGGTGCTGCCGGTGGAGAAGGTGATGTACCAGGCCCAGGAGGTGGCGGCGGTCCTGGCCACCGACCGCTACCTGGCCGCCGATGGGGTCGACGCCGTGGAGGTCGAGTACGAGCCGCTCCCGGTCGTCGTCGATCCGAGGAAGGCTCTCGAGCCCGGCGCCCCCGTGCTGCGGACCGACAAGAAGGACAAGAAGGACAACCACATCTGGCACTGGGAGTGGGGCGACCGGGCCGCGACCGACCGCGCCTTTCAGGGGGCGGACGTCACCGTCAAGGAAGACATCTACCTTCCCCGGATCCACGTGGCCTCGATCGAGACCTGCGGCTGCGTGGCCCACTTCGACAAGGTGACCGGGAAGCTCACGGTCTGGATGACCACTCAGGCGCCCCACGCCATCCGGACGGTCTTCGCCCTCGTCGCCGGGCACGTCGGCCTCGAGGAGCACAAGATCCGGATCATCTCGCCCGACATCGGGGGCGGCTTCGGCGGCAAGGTGCCCGTGTATCCGGGGTACGTGATCGCGGTGGCCGCCTCGGTGCTCACCGGCAAGCCCGTCAAGTGGATCGAGGATCGGATGGAGAACCTCCAGGCCGACTCCTTCGCCCGCGACTACCACATCACCGCCGAGCTGGCGGCGACCAGGGACGGCCGCCTGACCGCGCTCCGGATCAAGACGCTGGCCGACCACGGCTACGCCGACGCGGCCGCCAACCCCTCCAAGTTCCCGGCCGGACTCTTCCACATCTGCACCGGCTCCTACGACTTCAAGGCGGCCCACGTGGAGGTGGACGGCGCCTACACCAACAAGCCGCCCGGCGGCATCGCCTACCGGTGCTCCTTCCGCGTCACCGAGGCGGTTCACACCATCGAGCGGATGGCCGACCTCATGGCCCACCAGCTCGGCATGGATCCGGCCGAGTTCCGCCTCAAGAACTTCATCAAGCCCGAGCAGTTCCCGTACCGCTCGGCCCTCGGGTGGGAGTACGACAGCGGCGACTACGCCGGGGCCCTCCGGAAGGCCATGGAGAAGATCGGCTACGCCAACCTCCGGCGGGAGCAGGCCGAAAAGCGTCAGCGCGGGGAGCTGATGGGCATCGGGATCTCGAGCTTCACCGAGATCGTGGGGGCGGGGCCGTCGAAGCACTTCGACATCCTGGGACTCAAGATGTTCGACAGCTGCGAGATCCGGATCCACCCGACCGGCAAGGCCATCGCGCGCTTCGGGACCAAGTCCCAGGGGCAGGGCCACGAGACCACCTACGCCCAGATCCTGGCCGAAGAGCTGGGCATCCCGGCCAAGGACATCCAGGTGGAGGAAGGCGACACCGACACCGCGCCCTACGGCCTCGGCACCTACGCGAGCCGCTCGACGCCGGTCGCCGGCGCGGCGGCCGCGATGGCCGCCCGCAAGATCCGGGACAAGGCCCGGAAGCTCGCTGCCCACCTCCTGGAAGCGGCCGAAGAGGACCTCCTGTGGGAGCCGGGGAAGTTCTCGGTGAAGGGCGCCCCCGGCCGCGCCAAGACCATCCAGGAGATCGCGTTCGCGGCGTACACGAACCACCCGCAAGGGATGGAGGCCGGGCTGGAGGCGGTCTCCTACTACGACCCGCCGAGCCTGACCTATCCCTTCGGCAGCTACATCTGCGTGGTGGACGTCGACAAGGGGACGGGGGAGGTCAAGGTCCGGCGCTTCGTGGCGGTGGACGACTGCGGGAACATCATCAATCCCATGATCGTCGAGGGGCAGATCCACGGCGGGCTCACCATGGGGCTGGCGCCGGCGCTCTACGAAGAGATCTCGTACGACGAGCAGGGCAACATCCGGGGCGGCAGCTTCATCGATTACCTGGTGCCGACGGCGGTCGAGACTCCGAAGTGGGAGACCGACAAGACGTGCACGCCGTCCCCTCACCATCCGCTGGGGGCGAAGGGCGTCGGGGAGTCGGCCACGGTGGGGGCGCCGGCCGCCATCGCCAACGCGGTGGTGGACGCCCTCTGGCACCTCGGGGTGCGTCACGTGGACATTCCGATCACCCCGGCCAAGGTGTGGAAGCTGCTCCGGGAGCACGGCGTCACCGAGTAGCCGATCGCGCGCGGGACCAGCTGGTTGACATCTGATGCGTTCGATCATATCATCTCTCATCATGGCGCGAACCACCGTCGACATCGATGCCCCCATCCTGAAGGACCTCAAGCGCCTGCAGAAGCAGGAAGGAAAACCCCTGGGGCGGCTCATCTCCGATCTCCTCGCGGAGGCCCTGGCCCGTCATCGGGCGGCCAGAAGCCAGCCGGCTCCCTTCCGGTGGGTCTCACGTCCGATGCGCGCCCGCATCGACGTCTCGGACAAGGACGCCCTCTACCTGGCGCTCGAGGACAAGGCGGGAAAGCGCTCGAGGTGAGCTACGCCTTCGATGTCAACGTCCTGCTGTACGCCTCCGACCGGCAGAGTCCGTTTCATCGCCGCGCGGTCGAATTCCTCGGCGACTGCTCGTCTCGGGCCGAAGTGTTCTACGTCGCCTGGCCCACGGCGATGGCATACCTGCGGATCGCGACTCACCCGGCGGTCTTCGAAGCTCCGCTGCCGCCGGAAGAGGCGATGCGGAACATCGAGGCCCTCCTGCGCCTGCCCCACGCGCGCTTCCTGGGCGAAGAAGAGGGATTCTGGGACGCCTATCGCCGGGCGACCGACGGCCTCACCGTGCGGGGAAACCTGGTGCCCGACGCGCACGTGGCGGCGCTTCTATTCCAGCACGGGGTCCGCCGGTTCTACACCCGGGATGCCGACTTCCGGCGATTCGCGTTCCTGGACGTCCGCGACCCCTTCTCATGAGACCGGGTTGTTGAGGAGTCGCCGGCCGTGAAGATCGAGCAGACATTCGTCCTCGAGGCGGCCCCCGACCGCGTGTGGGCCTTCCTGACCGACCCGTATCAGGTCGCGAGCTGCCTGCCGGGCGCCGCGATCACGGAGCGGATCGACGACCGAACCTGGCGGGGCGCCATCACGGTGAAGGTCGGGCCGGTGACCACGAGCTACAAGGGCACGATCCGATTCGAGCGGCTCGACGGCGAGCGGTGGGAAGCCGAGCTACTCGGCCAGGGCCAGGACGTCAAGGGCAGGGGTGGGGCCGAGATGCGGATGCAGAGCCGCCTCCGCCCGACCGACCACGGCACGGAGATCACCGTCGTATCCGAGGTGAGCATCAGCGGATTGCTCGCCCAGCTGGGCCGCGGGATGATCGAGAGCGTGTCGACCCAGATCTTCCGGCAATTCGCAGCCGCCATGCAGCAGAAGCTGGCGACGGCCGCCGGCTCCGGCCAGGCCGACGCCGGGGCCACGCCGGCCGAGCCCAAGCCGTTGAACGTCCTTTCGCTAGGGGCCAAGGCGGTGGGGCAGGCGGTGAAGCGCGCTCTGGGCGGCGAGGCGGAGAACCCGTGAACCCTCTCCCGCCAATGCCCGTTGCTCCGGGTGGTCCCGCCCAGGCTCGCGTCGTGGCCGCCGGGGGAGAGCGATGAGCGGCGACGATCTGCTCGGGCTGGTCTATGACCTGGCCCGGCGGCGCGAGCCCTTCGCCCTGGCCACCGTGGTCCACTGCGAGCGGCCGACGTCGGCCAAGCCGGGAGCCAAGGCGCTCATCCGATCGGATGGTTCGATGACGGGGTGGATCGGCGGAAGCTGCGCCGAGCCCCTCGCCGTCCGCGAGGCCCTCGAGGCGCTCCGGGACGGGCAGCCGCGACTGATCGCGCTCGTCGGCGAGGGCGGCGAGCCGGATCGCCGCGAGGGCGTGCGGGAGTACACCATGAGTTGCCACAGCGGCGGGACCCTGGAGATCTTCATCGAGCCCGTCCTGCCGAAGCCCCAGCTCGTGCTGGTCGGGAGCGGCCCGGTCGTCGAGACCCTGGCCGCCCTCGGCCGGGCCGTGAGCTTCGACGCGGTGGTGGTGGCCGGCCCGGAGGACCTCTGGCCCGTCTCGATCACGGCAGAAACCGCGGTCGTGGTGGCCACCCACGGGCGCTTCGACGAGGATGCGCTGGAGCAGGCCCTCCAGAGTCGGGCGCGCTACGTCAGCCTGGTGGCGAGCCCCAAGCGCGCCCGGGCGCTGGTCGAGACCCTGAGGGGGCGCAGCGTTCCGCTCGAGGCCCTCGAGCGGCTCAAGGCGCCGGCCGGGCTCGATCTCGGCGCCGTCACGCCCGAGGAGATCGCGGTGAGCATCCTGGCCGAGATCGTCCGCGCCCGCCGCGCCTGGGCCGACGCCCGAGCGGAGGCGCCCGTCGAAGAGCCGACCGCGGCCGGCACGGCCCGCGACCCGATCTGCGGGATGACCGTGGCCGTCGCCGGAGCCCCGCCCACCTCGGAGGTCGCGGGCCAGCGGTTCTACTTCTGTGGCGCCGGCTGCAAGGAGCGGTTCGACCGGAACCCGACCCCGTACGCCGTCGGCACGCGCGACTGAGATCCCGCTCCCCCGCCTGCCGAGCCCCTGCGCCCTCGCCTCGTCGAGATCCGATCCCCCCGCGCGTGGCCATGTGCACGTCTGACGCCTCCCGTCCTTCGGCGCCGCCGCGGGGTAGGGGCGTTATAGTGAATGATGAGGACTTGCCATGCCGTCCCCCATCGAAGACTACGCGCTGATCGGCGACTGCCAGACCGCTGCCCTGGTGGCCCGCGACGGCTCGATCGACTGGCTCTGCTTCCCGCGCTTCGACTCGGGCGCCTGCTTTGCCGCGCTGCTGGGGACGCCCGAGCACGGCCGGTGGCTGCTCACTCCGGTGGCCGAGGTCCGCCAGGTCCGACGCCGCTATCGGCCGGGCACGCTCGTGCTCGAGACGGACTACGAGGTCGAGGGTGGCGCCGTGACGCTGGTGGACTGCATGCCGCCCCGCAGTGGGCTGCCCGACGTCGTCCGCATGGTCGTGGGCCGGCGCGGGCAGGTGCCGATGCGGATGCAGCTCGTCATCCGATTCGACTACGGCTCGATCGTGCCCTGGGTCCGCCGGGTCGACCGCGGCATCCGGGCGATCGCCGGTCCGGACACACTCCTCCTCCAGACGCCCGTCGACCTCCGCGGCGAAGATCTGACCACCATTGCCGACTTCACCGTGTCGGAGGGCCAGCGGGTGCCGTTCGCGCTGACGTGGTGCCCCTCTCACGAGGAGCGCCCACCTGAGCGTGATCCGGACCAGTCGGTCCAACAGACCGAGGCGTGGTGGAGGGAGTGGTCTGCCCGCTGCACCTACGAGGGACCGTGGCACGACGCGGTCCTCCGGTCGCTCATCACCCTGAAGGCGCTCACCTACACGCCGACCGGCGGCATCGTGGCGGCCGCCACCACATCGCTCCCGGAATGGCCGGGCGGGGTACGGAACTGGGACTACCGCTTCTGCTGGATCCGGGACGCCACCTTCACCCTCTACGCGCTCATGATGGGCGGCTACACGGACGAGGCGCTGGCGTGGCGGGAGTGGCTCCTTCGCGCGGTGGCCGGGAATCCGACCCAGATCCAGATCATGTACGGACTGGCCGGTGAGCGCCGCCTGACGGAGCTCGAGCTGCCCTGGCTGCCCGGATACGGGGGCGCGAAACCCGTCCGCATCGGCAACGCCGCCCACCGCCAGCTCCAGCTCGACATCTTCGGCGAGGTCTCGGATGCCCTCCACGTGGCCCGCCAGGAGGGACTCCAGGACGACGAGAACGCCTGGCGGGTCCAGCGGCAGCTGCTCGAGTACCTGGAATCGATCTGGAACCAGCCGGACGAGGGCATCTGGGAGGTGCGGGGCCCGCGGCGGCACTTCACCCACTCCAAGGTGATGGCGTGGGTGGCGCTGGACCGCGCCATCAAGGGAGTCGAGCGCTTCGGGCTGCAGGGGGCGGTCGACCGGTGGCGCCGGCTACGCGAGACGATTCACGACGAGGTCTGCCGGAAGGGCTTCGATCCCGCCCGGAACACGTTCGTGCAGTATTACGGCGCGAAAGAGGTCGACGCCAGCCTCCTGATGCTTCCGCTCGTGGGGTTCCTGCCGCCGACCGATCCGCGCGTCCGGGGGACCGTCGAGGCGATCGAGCGCGAGCTGGTACGGGACGGCTTCGTGGCCCGCTATCCGACGATCCCGGAGGTCGATGGGCTCCCGCGGGGTGAGGGGGTGTTCCTGGCCTGCACGTTCTGGCTGGCCGACAACCTCGCCCTCCTCGGCCGCCACCAGGAGGCGCGCGAGTGCCTCGAGCGGCTCCTGGCGTTGCGGAACGACGTGGGGCTCCTCTCCGAGGAATACGATCCCGAGGGGCGGCGCTTCCTGGGCAACTTCCCCCAGGCCTTCTCTCACGTCTCCCTCATCAACACCGCCTGTAATCTCTCCGCCGCCGCCGGCCCGGCCGAGCGGCGACCCCAGAGCTGAGCCGCCAGAGCCTTCAGCGGCCTCCGGCGCAGCTCGGCGCCGAGGCGGCCGTCACGGGAGGCACGCCGCCAGGGGGGTCGGGGCCTCGCCGAGCGCCTCCGCGACAGCGGGATGCGTGAGCTTCCCGCCGCAGACGTTGACGCCGCTCGCCAGGGCCCGGTTCTCGCGCGCCGCCGCCGCCACGCCCTTGTCCGCCAGCTCCATGATGTAGGGCAGCGTCGCGTTGGCCAGGGCGAAGGTGGAGGTGCGCGGGACGAGGGCGGGGAGGTTGGCCACGCCGTAGTGCAGGACGCCGTCCACCCGGTAGACGGGCTCGAGCAGCGTCGTCGGCCGGATGGTGGCGACGCACCCTCCCTGGTCGACGGCGACGTCCACGATCACGGCTCCCTCCTTCATCCGGGCCACCATCGCCTCTGTCACCAGGACCGGCGCTCGGGCCCCCGCGATCAGCACCGCGCCGATGAGCAGGTCCGCCCGTTGGGCGACCTGGGCGATGTTGAAGCTGTTGGACACGATCGTCACCACTTGCCCCCGGAAGAGGTCGTCCACGTAGCGAAGCCGATCCAGATTCACGTCGAGGACCGAAACGTCGGCTCCCAGCCCGACGGCGACCTTGGCGGCGTTGAGGCCGACCGTTCCGGCGCCCAGGACCACGACGTTGCCGCGGGGGACGCCGGGCACGCCGGACAGGAGGATCCCGCGGCCCCCGTGGGCCTTCCCGAGATAGAACGCGCCTTCCTGGACGGCCAGGCGGCCCGCGACCTCGCTCATCGGGGTCAGCAGGGGAAGGCTCCCGTCCGCGCGCTCCACGGTCTCGTAGGCGATGGCCACGATGCGGGCCCGCCGTAGCGCGTCCGCGAGCTCCGGGGCGGGGGCGAGGTGCAGGTACGTGAAGAGGACCTGGCCGGCGCGGAGGCGGGGGTACTCCTCGGCGACGGGCTCCTTGACCTTGACCACGAGCTCGGCGCCCCAGACCTCGGCGGCGTCGCCGAGGGAAGCGCCGACGCCGGCGTAGTCCTCGTCGCGGATGCTGCTGCCGAGGCCCGCCCCTCGCTCGACCACGACGCGGTGCCCGGCCTCGCCCAGCACGCGGGCGCCGGCCGGCGTGAGGGCGACTCGCTGCTCGCCAGGCTTGATCTCGCGCGGCACCCCGACGACCATACCGTTCCCTCCTCACCTGTTCTACTCCTGAGGGGCTCGGAAATCCACGCCGACCGAGGCCGGCGGGCCCCGAGGATTGCGCGCTACGCCGCGATCTGCCAAAATGGCCCCTACCATGGCTGACACACTGCTCGACAAAGTCTGGCGCGCCCACACGGTCCGTGTCCTTCCCTCGGGACAGACCCAGCTCCTCATCGGGCTTCACCTCGTCCACGAGGTGACGAGTCCTCAGGCCTTCCAGATGCTTCGCGAGGCGGGGCTGCGGGTCCGGATGCCCGAGCGGACGTTCGCCACTGTCGACCACATCGTCCCGACCGCCTCCCAGCGCCGCCCCTTCGGCGACACCCTGGCGGAGGAGATGACGGTCCATCTCGTCCGGAACTGCCGGGACTTCGGCATCCCGCTCTTCGATCTCGAGAGCGGTCGGCAGGGGATCGTCCACGTCATCGGCCCGGAGCTCGGACTCACCCAGCCGGGGATGACCATCGCCTGCGGGGACAGCCACACCTCGACCCACGGCGCCATCGGGGCCCTCGCATTCGGCGTCGGCACCAGCCAAGTGCGGGACGTTCTGGCCACCCAGTGCCTGGCGATGACCAAGCCGAAGCTCCGGCAGATCCGGGTCGAGGGAAAACTGGCCCGCGGCGTGTACGCCAAGGACGTCATCCTGACGATCATCCAACGGCTCGGCGTGAAGGGCGGCGTCGGGTATGCCTACGAGTACGCGGGGTCGGCCATCGAGGCGATGTCGATGGAGGAGCGCCTCACGATCTGCAACATGTCGATCGAGGGCGGGGCACGGGCGGGTTATGTCAACCCCGATGCGACGACCTTCGAGTACCTCCGAGGCCGCCCCTTCGCGCCGCCGGGATCCGCGTTCGACCGCGCCGTCGCGTGGTGGCGGAGCATGGCGACGGACCTCGACGCCCACTTCGACGACGTGGTCCGCCTGGATGCCGACGCCATCCAGCCGGTCGTGACGTGGGGGATCAACCCTGGCCAGTCGGTCGGGGTCGGCGAGCTCATTCCCGAGCCGACCCGGGCCCCGGAGTCCGAGCGCGCGACGTGGCGCGAGGCCCTGGCCTTCATGGACATGAGCCCGGGACAGCCCATCGCCGGAACCCGCATCGACGTGGCCTTCATCGGCTCGTGCACCAACGCCCGGCTGTCCGATCTCCGGGCGGCCGCCGAGATCGCGCGCGGCCGGAGGGTGGCCAGAAGGGTGCGCGCGCTGGTGGTGCCCGGGTCCCAAGCGGTCGCCAAGTCGGCCGAGGCCGAGGGGCTCCACGAGATCTTCCAGGCGGCCGGCTTCGAGTGGCGGAAGGCGGGTTGTTCGATGTGCCTCGGCATGAACGAGGACAAGCTCGAGGGGCGCGAGGTGTGCGCGTCCTCGTCGAACCGCAACTTCATCGGGCGGCAGGGGAGCCCGACCGGGCGGACGCTCCTGATGAGCCCCGCGATGGTGGCGGCGGCGGCCATCGCCGGCGCGGTCACCGACGTGCGGGAGATGCTCCGGTGAGCGGTACACCCGTGACCGCGGGCCACATCCGGCGCCAGATCGTCGGTCGCGCGATCCCGCTTCCGGGCAACGATCTCGACACCGACCGGATCATCCCCGCGCGCTACCTGAAGAGCGTGACCTTCGAGGGGCTCGAGCAGCACGTCTTC
It encodes the following:
- the ald gene encoding alanine dehydrogenase gives rise to the protein MVVGVPREIKPGEQRVALTPAGARVLGEAGHRVVVERGAGLGSSIRDEDYAGVGASLGDAAEVWGAELVVKVKEPVAEEYPRLRAGQVLFTYLHLAPAPELADALRRARIVAIAYETVERADGSLPLLTPMSEVAGRLAVQEGAFYLGKAHGGRGILLSGVPGVPRGNVVVLGAGTVGLNAAKVAVGLGADVSVLDVNLDRLRYVDDLFRGQVVTIVSNSFNIAQVAQRADLLIGAVLIAGARAPVLVTEAMVARMKEGAVIVDVAVDQGGCVATIRPTTLLEPVYRVDGVLHYGVANLPALVPRTSTFALANATLPYIMELADKGVAAAARENRALASGVNVCGGKLTHPAVAEALGEAPTPLAACLP
- a CDS encoding XdhC family protein, which gives rise to MSGDDLLGLVYDLARRREPFALATVVHCERPTSAKPGAKALIRSDGSMTGWIGGSCAEPLAVREALEALRDGQPRLIALVGEGGEPDRREGVREYTMSCHSGGTLEIFIEPVLPKPQLVLVGSGPVVETLAALGRAVSFDAVVVAGPEDLWPVSITAETAVVVATHGRFDEDALEQALQSRARYVSLVASPKRARALVETLRGRSVPLEALERLKAPAGLDLGAVTPEEIAVSILAEIVRARRAWADARAEAPVEEPTAAGTARDPICGMTVAVAGAPPTSEVAGQRFYFCGAGCKERFDRNPTPYAVGTRD
- a CDS encoding aerobic carbon-monoxide dehydrogenase large subunit, which encodes MMPPRTTPEIGGMGHSLKRKEDPRFIRGKGTYVDDVQLPGMLYLDIVRSPFAHARIKKIDASRALAVPGVLAVITGQDLAKYNLHWMPTLMSDTQMVLPVEKVMYQAQEVAAVLATDRYLAADGVDAVEVEYEPLPVVVDPRKALEPGAPVLRTDKKDKKDNHIWHWEWGDRAATDRAFQGADVTVKEDIYLPRIHVASIETCGCVAHFDKVTGKLTVWMTTQAPHAIRTVFALVAGHVGLEEHKIRIISPDIGGGFGGKVPVYPGYVIAVAASVLTGKPVKWIEDRMENLQADSFARDYHITAELAATRDGRLTALRIKTLADHGYADAAANPSKFPAGLFHICTGSYDFKAAHVEVDGAYTNKPPGGIAYRCSFRVTEAVHTIERMADLMAHQLGMDPAEFRLKNFIKPEQFPYRSALGWEYDSGDYAGALRKAMEKIGYANLRREQAEKRQRGELMGIGISSFTEIVGAGPSKHFDILGLKMFDSCEIRIHPTGKAIARFGTKSQGQGHETTYAQILAEELGIPAKDIQVEEGDTDTAPYGLGTYASRSTPVAGAAAAMAARKIRDKARKLAAHLLEAAEEDLLWEPGKFSVKGAPGRAKTIQEIAFAAYTNHPQGMEAGLEAVSYYDPPSLTYPFGSYICVVDVDKGTGEVKVRRFVAVDDCGNIINPMIVEGQIHGGLTMGLAPALYEEISYDEQGNIRGGSFIDYLVPTAVETPKWETDKTCTPSPHHPLGAKGVGESATVGAPAAIANAVVDALWHLGVRHVDIPITPAKVWKLLREHGVTE
- a CDS encoding SRPBCC family protein, translating into MKIEQTFVLEAAPDRVWAFLTDPYQVASCLPGAAITERIDDRTWRGAITVKVGPVTTSYKGTIRFERLDGERWEAELLGQGQDVKGRGGAEMRMQSRLRPTDHGTEITVVSEVSISGLLAQLGRGMIESVSTQIFRQFAAAMQQKLATAAGSGQADAGATPAEPKPLNVLSLGAKAVGQAVKRALGGEAENP
- a CDS encoding glycoside hydrolase family 15 protein, coding for MPSPIEDYALIGDCQTAALVARDGSIDWLCFPRFDSGACFAALLGTPEHGRWLLTPVAEVRQVRRRYRPGTLVLETDYEVEGGAVTLVDCMPPRSGLPDVVRMVVGRRGQVPMRMQLVIRFDYGSIVPWVRRVDRGIRAIAGPDTLLLQTPVDLRGEDLTTIADFTVSEGQRVPFALTWCPSHEERPPERDPDQSVQQTEAWWREWSARCTYEGPWHDAVLRSLITLKALTYTPTGGIVAAATTSLPEWPGGVRNWDYRFCWIRDATFTLYALMMGGYTDEALAWREWLLRAVAGNPTQIQIMYGLAGERRLTELELPWLPGYGGAKPVRIGNAAHRQLQLDIFGEVSDALHVARQEGLQDDENAWRVQRQLLEYLESIWNQPDEGIWEVRGPRRHFTHSKVMAWVALDRAIKGVERFGLQGAVDRWRRLRETIHDEVCRKGFDPARNTFVQYYGAKEVDASLLMLPLVGFLPPTDPRVRGTVEAIERELVRDGFVARYPTIPEVDGLPRGEGVFLACTFWLADNLALLGRHQEARECLERLLALRNDVGLLSEEYDPEGRRFLGNFPQAFSHVSLINTACNLSAAAGPAERRPQS
- a CDS encoding (2Fe-2S)-binding protein, whose protein sequence is MRVEVTINRERYASDVEPRLLLVHLIRDVLRLTGTHIGCDTTHCGACTVLLDGRPVKSCTVFAVQAHGRELMTVEGLEQDGNLHPVQEGFMQEHGLQCGYCTPGMLMTSYAFLRKAKDPTEDEIRLAISGNLCRCTGYVNIVKAIQHAAARLRQGGT
- a CDS encoding type II toxin-antitoxin system VapC family toxin, producing MSYAFDVNVLLYASDRQSPFHRRAVEFLGDCSSRAEVFYVAWPTAMAYLRIATHPAVFEAPLPPEEAMRNIEALLRLPHARFLGEEEGFWDAYRRATDGLTVRGNLVPDAHVAALLFQHGVRRFYTRDADFRRFAFLDVRDPFS
- a CDS encoding antitoxin, which encodes MARTTVDIDAPILKDLKRLQKQEGKPLGRLISDLLAEALARHRAARSQPAPFRWVSRPMRARIDVSDKDALYLALEDKAGKRSR
- the leuC gene encoding 3-isopropylmalate dehydratase large subunit; this encodes MADTLLDKVWRAHTVRVLPSGQTQLLIGLHLVHEVTSPQAFQMLREAGLRVRMPERTFATVDHIVPTASQRRPFGDTLAEEMTVHLVRNCRDFGIPLFDLESGRQGIVHVIGPELGLTQPGMTIACGDSHTSTHGAIGALAFGVGTSQVRDVLATQCLAMTKPKLRQIRVEGKLARGVYAKDVILTIIQRLGVKGGVGYAYEYAGSAIEAMSMEERLTICNMSIEGGARAGYVNPDATTFEYLRGRPFAPPGSAFDRAVAWWRSMATDLDAHFDDVVRLDADAIQPVVTWGINPGQSVGVGELIPEPTRAPESERATWREALAFMDMSPGQPIAGTRIDVAFIGSCTNARLSDLRAAAEIARGRRVARRVRALVVPGSQAVAKSAEAEGLHEIFQAAGFEWRKAGCSMCLGMNEDKLEGREVCASSSNRNFIGRQGSPTGRTLLMSPAMVAAAAIAGAVTDVREMLR